A single Ciona intestinalis chromosome 12, KH, whole genome shotgun sequence DNA region contains:
- the LOC100176116 gene encoding COP9 signalosome complex subunit 6 (The sequence of the model RefSeq protein was modified relative to this genomic sequence to represent the inferred CDS: added 46 bases not found in genome assembly) has translation MDMEQGTSKQNKAESAPVMTGSGTSGSVAVKLHPLVIMNISDHWTRLRAQNGKPLPVFGALIGKQVGRTIELLNSFELLYLEINDEILIDTDYYYAKEEQFKQVFKDLDFHGWYTTGGSPTELDMKIHKQICDIIESPIFLKLNPQAASTDLPLNVYESVIDVTDGNAVSRLVTLNYTLATEEAERIGVDHVARVSNVDSNSVSYASEHLSSQHSSISMLYTRVRLLRDYTEAVRKGELPRDNEILRLLNALCKRLPVLGAESLTSDLHNQYNDVTLMTYLGVMSKGSQTMNQFISKFNILLDRQNAGRRLRGLFI, from the exons CTCCAGTGATGACCGGCAGTGGGACAAGTGGCAGTGTTGCCGTGAAGTTGCATCCACTCGTTATAATGAATATATCAGACCACTGGACAAGACTGAGAGCACAAAATGGAAAGCCTCTACcag TATTTGGAGCACTGATTGGCAAACAAGTGGGTCGAACTATTGAGCTTCTCAACTCCTTTGAACTTCTATATCTTGAAATTAATGATGAGATCTTAATCGACACTGATTATTATTACGCAAAGGAGGAACAGT tcAAGCAGGTTTTTAAAGACCTGGATTTCCATGGTTGGTACACAACAGGGGGGAGCCCGACAGAGCTTGATATGAAAATTCATAAACAgatttgtgacatcatagaaaGTCCAATCTTTCTCAAACTCAACCCACAAGCTGCATCAACAGAT CTTCCGTTAAATGTCTATGAATCTGTGATTGACGTTACCGACGGCAACGCTGTATCTCGGTTAGTCACCCTTAACTACACTCTCGCAACAGAGGAAGCCGAGCGAATCGGAGTCGATCACGTCGCACGAGTTTCAAACGTTGATTCTAATTCCGTTTCATACG CTTCTGAGCATCTTTCCAGCCAACACAGCTCTATATCGATGCTCTACACACGAGTAAGGCTGCTTAGAGACTACACCGAGGCTGTCCGTAAAGGGGAACTCCCTCGAGACAACGAAATTTTGCGATTATTAAACGCACTTTGTAAGCGACTACCTGTGCTTGGTGCAGAATCCTTAACAAGTGACCTTCATAAT CAATACAATGATGTTACTCTGATGACATATTTAGGTGTTATGAGCAAAGGAAGCCAAACAATGAAtcagtttatttcaaaatttaacattCTTCTTGACAGACAAAATGCAGGGCGTCGTCTAAGGggactttttatttaa
- the LOC104266341 gene encoding influenza virus NS1A-binding protein homolog, which produces MFEKQKQRKQCYPCKDIIFVPNGQQNIACFNVSEQEWSSLKVKGVYHNYAMFIVHDEMVYCFGYINENSFNFGSNISKRFNGIEWENLAPMINCHYEAAVASIQGRIFVFGGLLIEAQSNVACATNRISKYNPTNNTWTDVGHTKTLLSKAAAVGVGNVAYICGGHEQANGGQRNLCASYIKVNRRPRKKETDAYSRGGYEHAMAVQRNLPTGSLVSNIPM; this is translated from the exons ATGTTTGAGaaacagaaacaaagaaaacagtGTTACCCGTGCAAAG ATATCATATTTGTTCCAAACGGGCAACAAAATATAGCATGCTTCAATGTGAGTGAACAAGAATGGTCATCACTAAAA GTTAAAGGTGTATATCACAACTATGCTATGTTTATTGTTCATGATGAGATGGTGTATTGCTTTGGTTACATCaatgaaaatagttttaattttggaaGCAATATTTCAAAACGCTTCAATGGCATTGAATGGGAAAACCTTGCACCGATGATAAACTGCCATTATGAAGCAGCTGTTGCTTCAATACAAG GGAGAATATTTGTGTTTGGTGGCCTTTTAATAGAAGCTCAAAGTAATGTGGCCTGCGCTACAAACCGCATCTCTAAATACAATCCTACCAACAACACTTGGACAGACGTTGGACACACTAAAACTTTACTAAGCAAAGCAGCTGCGGTTGGTGTTGGAA ATGTTGCGTATATTTGTGGCGGTCATGAACAGGCAAACGGTGGACAAAGAAACCTTTGTGCCAGTTATATAAAGGTAAACCGTAGaccaagaaaaaaagaaacag ATGCGTATTCTCGTGGTGGATATGAACATGCAATGGCTGTACAAAGAAACTTACCAACAGGTTCGCTTGTTAGTAACATACCAATGTAA
- the LOC113474736 gene encoding kelch-like protein 2, producing MSSSKHLSSDGHFDFLMKMLVKQRNSRDYCDVTLVAEGQTFPAHRAILAASSKYFHTMFKSQMKERFEKEITIKEVTKIAMKQVINFIYTNKVLLSEENIDEVLHAASLMQVQDLLALVIQYLSNKISPLNCLHYRQLIKLYSLNDLVSECDRCIHNNFDQVSSKEELLGIDEVEMEKLISSDELVVRQ from the exons ATGTCTTCTTCAAAGCATCTAAGTTCTGATGGACATTTTGACTTCCTTATGAAAATGCTTGTAAA GCAACGAAACAGTAGAgattattgtgatgtcacattgGTAGCAGAAGGTCAAACATTTCCAGCACATCGAGCAATTTTAGCAGCAAGCAGCAAATATTTCCACACTATGTTTAAAAGTCAG ATGAAAGAAAGATTTGAAAAAGAGATCACAATAAAAGAAGTGACAAAGATTGCAATGAAACAAGTGatcaactttatttatacgaacaaagttttattgtCAGAGGAAAATATTGATGAAGTTTTGCATGCAGCTTCACTGATGCAAGTACAAG ATCTACTTGCATTAGTTATCCAATATCTCTCGAATAAAATATCTCCATTGAATTGTTTGCATTACCGTCAACTTATTAAGTTGTATTCTCTCAATGATCTTGTATCGGAATGTGATCGATGCATTCATAATAATTTCGATCAAGTTTCATCTAAAGAAGAGTTGTTGGGCATTGATGAAGTTGAAATGGAGAAATTGATTTCTTCTGATGAATTGGTGGTAAGACAATGA
- the LOC100180277 gene encoding protein SPEC3-like translates to MASAPNMDNTGAEKMQPPPYSGPYPGAENPQAAGVPYQAAPLNPNPGYPQPPPAQGPGGYPQPPPAQGPGSYPPPQGGYPGAPSIQIYQQQQNQQQQYGGPNQVTYVTTTTNNSSFSGMKAAIPVMPMWCAVTLCVVNCLFPGLGTIIASFTVFCCANVGQQTSSSCGIFCLNFWVGWLQMITLFVFLIGWVWSIMWGVLFIGLATEYGKPPAETVTTMTTVPISHVQVPNIVHQPPGVYPAAGYGTAEQQPK, encoded by the exons ATGGCATCTGCACCGAATATGGATAATACTGGAGCTGAAAAGATGCAGCCACCGCCTTATTCTGGTCCCTACCCGGGAGCAGAAAAT CCGCAAGCAGCGGGGGTTCCGTATCAAGCTGCACCCCTAAACCCCAATCCTGGATACCCCCAACCCCCACCGGCCCAGGGGCCAGGGGGTTACCCTCAACCCCCACCTGCCCAGGGGCCAGGAAGTTACCCTCCGCCCCAGGGGGGTTACCCGGGCGCCCCTTCAATTCAAAtttatcaacaacaacaaaaccaacaacagCAGTATGGGGGACCGAACCAAGTCACTTATGTAACAACTACCACTAACAATTCATCGTTCAGTGGAATGAAAGCAGCTATTCCTGTTATGCCGATGTGGTGTGCAGTTACTCTGTGCGTGGTCAATTGTCTTTTTCCTGGATTGG GTACCATTATCGCTTCTTTCACCGTTTTCTGTTGTGCGAACGTTGGACAGCAAACAAGTTCTAGCTGTGGAATATTCTGCTTGAACTTTTGGGTTGGCTGGCTACAAATGATcacattgtttgttttcctCATTGGTTGGGTATGGAGCATCATGTGGGGAGTTTTATTCATTGGACTTGCAA cCGAATACGGAAAGCCGCCAGCAGAAACAGTCACTACTATGACAACAGTACCGATCTCCCATGTGCAGGTTCCCAACATTGTACACCAACCACCAGGCGTTTACCCTGCTGCTGGCTACGGCACTGCCGAACAGCAACCTAAATAA
- the LOC100182619 gene encoding protein SPEC3 encodes MDETKSSLVENAGGQTNQNVASYNNTSPQNHPAPQLIHGPVPAQQFQTVPAHVTSYTAQTVVEHNSLIGSASVPVMPMWCAVTCLFVNCLLPGFGTIMASFSVICCAEVSQKSSGKGGTFCLNFWVGWLQMITVFFVLFGWVWSIVWGVAFVQAAVKRNNTMVTTTTTNTMYPDNPRLVNETLPGYPQPNYGANNPSFA; translated from the exons ATGGATGAGACTAAAAGTTCATTGGTCGAAAATGCTGGCGGCCAAACTAACCAAAATGTCGCAAGTTACAACAATACATCGCCGCAAAACCACCCG GCGCCACAGCTAATACACGGACCGGTGCCTGCTCAACAGTTTCAAACAGTACCTGCGcacgtgacgtcatacacagCCCAAACTGTAGTGGAACACAATTCACTTATCGGTTCCGCTTCAGTACCAGTAATGCCGATGTGGTGTGCTGTTACTTGCTTATTTGTCAATTGCTTACTGCCCGGGTTCG GAACGATCATGGCttcattttctgttatttGCTGCGCTGAAGTAAGCCAGAAAAGTAGCGGAAAGGGTGGGACTTTCTGTCTAAATTTCTGGGTAGGCTGGCTCCAAATGATAACGGTGTTTTTCGTGCTTTTCGGTTGGGTTTGGTCAATCGTTTGGGGTGTTGCATTTGTACAAGCGGCCG TCAAACGTAACAACACGATGGTTACAACAACTACAACGAACACGATGTATCCTGACAATCCAAGACTTGTTAATGAAACTCTTCCTGGTTATCCACAACCTAAC